One Chroicocephalus ridibundus chromosome 21, bChrRid1.1, whole genome shotgun sequence DNA segment encodes these proteins:
- the LOC134525902 gene encoding scale keratin-like: MSCYDLCPTTSSIACPQPIANSCNEPCVRQCPDSTALIQPPPVVITFPGPILSSFPQQAVVGSSGAPAFGGSLGLGGLCGAGSLYGYGGSLGYGAQYGNGSSALSTFGSGYCSPYSSRQSSRFLRSSCGPC; encoded by the coding sequence ATGTCTTGCTACGACCTGtgccccaccaccagcagcatcgCCTGCCCCCAGCCCATCGCTAACAGCTGTAATGAGCCATGTGTCCGCCAGTGCCCTGACTCAACGGCCCTCATCCAGCCACCCCCGGTTGTCAtcaccttccccggccccatcctcagctccttcccccagcaagccgtggtgggctcctccggagcacccgcctttgggggctccctgggACTGGGGGGCCTCTGTGGCGCTGGGAGCCTCTACGGTTATGGGGGCTCTCTAGGATATGGGGCCCAGTATGGAAATGGGAGTTCAGCCCTCTCCACGTTTGGCAGCGGGTACTGCAGCCCGTACTCCTCCCGCCAGTCCAGCCGGTTCCTCCGCAGCAGCTGTGGACCCTGTTAG